Proteins encoded within one genomic window of Flavobacterium sp. NG2:
- a CDS encoding DUF1016 N-terminal domain-containing protein, with product MSESLPNNVLFSQVVELLQNARQQVLRTINSTMGYSYFEIGRMIVEEAQNGSERAQYGKQILKGLSKTIGIVLCQNKYVLVEYTFPENNEQILASKYKTVLASKEDLIKLIS from the coding sequence ATGTCAGAAAGCCTTCCAAATAATGTTTTGTTTTCGCAAGTGGTTGAGTTGTTGCAAAATGCACGACAACAAGTCTTACGCACCATTAACTCAACAATGGGGTATAGTTATTTTGAAATAGGTAGAATGATTGTTGAGGAAGCACAAAACGGAAGTGAAAGAGCTCAATATGGAAAACAAATCTTAAAAGGGCTATCTAAAACGATTGGTATTGTTCTGTGTCAAAACAAATACGTTTTAGTGGAATATACTTTTCCAGAGAATAACGAACAAATATTGGCTAGTAAATACAAAACAGTATTAGCTAGTAAAGAAGATTTAATAAAATTAATTTCGTAA
- a CDS encoding DNA gyrase/topoisomerase IV subunit A, producing MKDEEDDNIIPDNEENNSEDNSLDENQDGDDEEEIIEVDTKDFEGGHFYDNNSDESDTITKVTGMYKDWFLDYASYVILERAVPAIEDGFKPVQRRIMHSLKELDDGRYNKVANVVGHTMQYHPHGDASIGDAMVQIGQKDLLIDCQGNWGNILTGDSAAASRYIEARLSKFALEVLYSPKITDWGVSYDGRRAEPNNLPVKFPLLLAQGAEGIAVGLSTKVLPHNFNELIDASIKILKGKSFTLYPDFMTEGIADVSNYNDGLRGGRVRVRAKIAQLDKNTLVITQIPFSTNTTTLIDSILKANDKGKIKIKKIEDNTAAEVEILIHLYPGVSPDKTIDALFAFTACETSVAPLGCVIEDNKPLFIGVSEMLKISTHRTVDLLKKELEIQLDELENKWHFSTLEKIFIREEMYIDFKLYSDKEQLFEYMYKRFEPFKKSFVREIHDDDLQRLTQIPMIRITRFDSDKADDFIAKLEAEMEQVKHDLEHLTEFAIAYFTKLKEKYGKGRERKTELRVFDDIEATKVVLRNTKLYVNKAEGFVGTSLKRDEYVTDCSDIDDVIVFLRDGSMMVTKVDAKTFIGKDIIHVSIFDKSDKRTIYNMIYRDGKSGPSYIKRFNVTAVTRDKLYDLTNGTKGSQILYFTHNPNGEAEVITIILRQVGTIKKLKFDIDFAKMAIKGRASKGNLASKYPIKKIEIKEKGISTLLPRKVWFDDTVQRLNVDARGELLGEFRPSDKILIIQQSGKIKVITPELSTHFDEDMIVLEKWIPKKPISAIYYDGEKERYYLKRFLVETENKEELIITEHPNSRLEIVSTDYRPVAELVFPKIKGVQKESVTIDVEAFIAVKGFKAMGNQLTTDKLKQVNLLEPLPYEAPEEIVPEELEVKDGHNADDSDIQLDDDGQITLSLD from the coding sequence ATGAAAGACGAAGAAGACGATAATATAATTCCGGATAACGAAGAGAATAATTCTGAAGACAATTCACTTGATGAAAATCAAGATGGAGATGATGAAGAAGAAATTATTGAAGTTGATACCAAAGATTTTGAAGGAGGCCATTTTTACGATAACAATAGTGATGAATCGGATACGATTACTAAGGTTACGGGAATGTACAAAGACTGGTTTTTGGACTATGCTTCGTATGTAATTCTAGAACGTGCTGTTCCTGCTATTGAAGATGGGTTTAAGCCTGTACAACGTCGTATCATGCATTCTTTAAAGGAGTTGGATGACGGGCGTTACAATAAGGTAGCAAATGTAGTAGGTCACACGATGCAGTATCACCCTCACGGAGATGCGAGTATAGGAGATGCTATGGTACAAATAGGACAAAAAGATTTGTTGATTGACTGCCAAGGAAACTGGGGAAACATATTAACAGGGGATAGTGCCGCGGCGTCTCGTTATATTGAAGCACGTTTGTCAAAATTTGCCTTGGAGGTTTTGTATTCTCCAAAAATTACGGACTGGGGCGTGTCCTATGATGGCCGTCGTGCTGAACCGAATAACCTGCCTGTAAAATTTCCTTTGTTATTAGCACAAGGAGCGGAAGGGATTGCAGTTGGTCTTTCGACCAAAGTTTTACCCCATAACTTTAATGAGTTAATTGACGCTTCTATTAAAATTTTAAAAGGAAAATCATTTACACTTTACCCTGATTTTATGACGGAGGGTATTGCAGACGTTTCCAATTATAATGATGGTTTACGAGGTGGTCGTGTTCGTGTACGTGCAAAAATCGCTCAACTTGATAAAAATACTTTGGTGATTACCCAAATCCCGTTTTCAACTAATACGACTACTTTGATTGATAGTATTTTGAAAGCGAATGATAAGGGAAAAATAAAAATCAAAAAAATTGAAGACAATACCGCTGCTGAGGTTGAAATTTTAATACATCTTTATCCAGGTGTTTCTCCAGATAAAACCATTGATGCGTTGTTTGCTTTTACCGCTTGTGAAACATCGGTAGCACCGCTGGGATGTGTGATTGAAGACAACAAGCCTTTGTTTATTGGTGTGTCCGAAATGTTGAAAATATCGACACATCGTACGGTTGATTTACTGAAAAAAGAGCTTGAAATTCAACTGGACGAACTAGAAAATAAATGGCATTTTTCGACCCTTGAAAAAATATTCATTCGAGAAGAAATGTACATCGATTTCAAATTATATTCGGATAAAGAACAGTTGTTTGAGTATATGTACAAACGCTTTGAGCCTTTTAAAAAGAGTTTTGTGCGTGAGATTCATGATGATGATTTGCAAAGATTAACGCAAATCCCAATGATTCGTATTACACGTTTCGATTCGGATAAAGCGGATGATTTTATAGCGAAATTGGAAGCCGAAATGGAGCAAGTAAAACATGATTTGGAACATCTGACTGAATTTGCCATAGCTTATTTTACAAAACTCAAAGAGAAATATGGTAAAGGTCGTGAGCGTAAAACAGAACTTCGTGTTTTTGATGATATCGAAGCTACCAAAGTGGTGCTACGTAATACAAAATTATACGTTAATAAAGCAGAAGGTTTTGTAGGGACAAGTTTAAAACGTGATGAATATGTGACGGATTGTTCAGATATTGACGATGTGATTGTTTTCTTGCGTGATGGAAGTATGATGGTTACTAAGGTAGACGCTAAAACTTTTATAGGTAAAGACATTATCCATGTTTCTATTTTTGACAAAAGTGACAAGCGAACCATTTATAATATGATTTATAGAGATGGTAAATCAGGTCCTTCTTATATCAAACGCTTCAATGTAACAGCTGTAACCCGAGATAAATTATATGATTTAACAAATGGAACTAAAGGTTCTCAGATATTGTATTTTACCCATAATCCAAATGGAGAAGCAGAGGTAATAACGATTATTTTACGTCAGGTTGGAACGATTAAAAAATTGAAGTTTGATATAGATTTTGCTAAAATGGCAATCAAAGGTCGTGCTTCCAAAGGGAATTTAGCGAGTAAATATCCAATAAAGAAAATCGAAATCAAGGAAAAGGGAATTTCAACCTTATTGCCTAGAAAGGTTTGGTTTGACGATACGGTACAGCGCTTAAATGTAGATGCGAGAGGGGAGTTGCTAGGCGAGTTTAGACCAAGTGATAAGATTTTAATAATCCAACAATCTGGAAAAATTAAAGTGATTACACCCGAATTATCGACTCATTTTGACGAGGATATGATAGTATTGGAAAAATGGATTCCTAAAAAACCAATCTCAGCTATTTATTATGACGGTGAAAAAGAGCGTTATTATTTAAAGCGCTTTTTGGTGGAAACCGAAAATAAAGAAGAATTGATTATTACGGAACACCCTAATTCGAGATTAGAAATAGTTTCTACAGATTATCGTCCCGTAGCCGAGTTAGTATTCCCAAAAATAAAGGGAGTTCAAAAAGAAA
- a CDS encoding nucleotidyltransferase substrate binding protein: protein MENQDIRWKQRFEHFVNAFRQLKNAKELKKQREFTELELQGVIQAFEVSQELSWKVMKDFLEEQGRTDLFGSKNAVKEAFNVGIISHGDIWLDMIKSRNLTSHIYDQKEILAILDVILLTYFPVFIEFENKMKTFL, encoded by the coding sequence ATGGAAAATCAGGATATTCGTTGGAAACAAAGATTTGAACATTTTGTTAATGCTTTTAGACAATTAAAAAATGCCAAAGAATTAAAAAAGCAAAGAGAATTTACAGAATTAGAATTACAAGGGGTGATTCAGGCTTTTGAGGTTTCACAAGAATTGTCTTGGAAAGTGATGAAAGATTTTTTGGAAGAACAAGGGAGAACGGATTTGTTCGGTAGTAAAAATGCAGTGAAAGAGGCTTTTAATGTTGGGATTATATCTCATGGGGATATTTGGCTTGACATGATTAAAAGTCGTAATCTAACCTCACATATTTATGACCAAAAAGAAATTTTAGCCATCCTAGATGTAATTTTACTCACGTATTTTCCAGTATTTATTGAATTTGAAAATAAAATGAAAACCTTTTTATAA
- a CDS encoding nucleotidyltransferase domain-containing protein, with amino-acid sequence MFGIYPNSYNEILDILENCSSIDEVIIYGSRAKGNYREGSDIDITLKGEVTPSDMSKLWHDLDDSYIPYKFDISVYKDLKSPV; translated from the coding sequence ATGTTTGGAATCTATCCCAATAGTTATAATGAAATTCTAGACATTCTAGAAAATTGCAGTTCAATAGATGAGGTGATCATCTATGGTTCTAGAGCAAAAGGCAATTATAGAGAAGGTTCAGATATTGATATAACATTGAAAGGGGAAGTTACACCTTCCGATATGAGTAAATTATGGCATGATTTAGACGATAGCTATATTCCATATAAATTTGACATATCAGTTTATAAGGATTTAAAATCCCCAGTTTAA
- a CDS encoding DNA topoisomerase IV subunit B, with protein sequence MSEQNQYTEDNIRSLDWKEHIRMRPGMYIGKLGDGSSPDDGIYILLKEVIDNCIDEFVMGSGKTIEVSIKDKTVAVRDYGRGIPLGKVVDVVSKMNTGGKYDSLAFKKSVGLNGVGTKAVNALSNYFRVESVRDNQQKAAEFSAGNLTIEEEVSETTKRKGTKVTFIPDEAIFKNYKFRNEYVIKMLKNYCYLNAGLTIIYNGEKYFSDYGLRDLLDENIAEEDKVYPIIHLKAEDIEIAMTHSKSQYSEEYHSFVNGQNTTQGGTHLVAFREAIVKTIREFYNKNFEPSDIRKSIVGAVSIKVMEPVFESQTKTKLGSTDMGSEAGMPSVRTFVNDFVKTKLDNFLHKNPETADLLLRKILQAERERKELSGIRKLAKDRAKKANLHNKKLRDCRVHLADVKNPRYLESTLFITEGDSASGSITKSRDVNTQAVFSLRGKPLNSYGMTKKIVYENEEFNLLQAALDIEDDMENLRYNNIVIATDADVDGMHIRLLLITFFLQFFPELIKEGHLYILQTPLFRVRNKKETIYCYSEEERKDAIEKLKPKPEITRFKGLGEISPDEFKHFIGDNIRLEPIMLDKATSIEKLLEFYMGKNTPDRQEFIIKNLKVELDVLEKE encoded by the coding sequence ATGTCAGAACAAAATCAATATACCGAAGATAATATTCGGTCACTCGACTGGAAAGAACACATTCGCATGCGTCCAGGTATGTATATTGGGAAACTGGGTGATGGTTCTTCACCAGATGATGGTATTTACATTTTATTAAAAGAAGTAATTGATAACTGTATCGATGAGTTTGTCATGGGCTCTGGTAAAACAATTGAGGTTTCTATCAAAGACAAGACAGTGGCTGTACGTGACTATGGACGTGGAATTCCTTTAGGGAAGGTAGTTGATGTAGTTTCTAAGATGAATACTGGAGGTAAGTACGACTCGTTAGCCTTTAAAAAATCAGTGGGTTTAAATGGGGTAGGAACCAAGGCTGTGAATGCTTTGTCTAATTATTTTAGAGTTGAGTCTGTAAGAGATAATCAACAAAAGGCAGCTGAATTTTCAGCAGGGAATCTAACTATTGAAGAGGAAGTTTCAGAAACCACAAAACGCAAAGGAACGAAAGTTACCTTTATTCCAGACGAAGCAATTTTTAAAAATTACAAATTTAGAAATGAGTATGTAATCAAAATGCTTAAAAATTATTGTTACCTCAATGCGGGATTGACTATAATTTATAACGGTGAAAAATACTTTTCAGATTATGGACTTCGTGATTTATTAGATGAAAATATTGCGGAAGAGGATAAAGTGTATCCAATTATCCACCTTAAGGCAGAGGATATTGAAATTGCGATGACTCATAGTAAATCGCAATATAGCGAGGAATATCATTCTTTTGTGAATGGACAAAATACAACTCAAGGAGGGACACACTTGGTGGCTTTTCGTGAGGCAATAGTAAAAACGATTCGAGAGTTTTACAATAAAAATTTCGAGCCTTCAGATATCAGGAAATCTATCGTTGGAGCTGTAAGTATTAAAGTTATGGAACCTGTTTTTGAATCGCAAACAAAGACTAAACTAGGTTCTACCGATATGGGCTCAGAGGCAGGAATGCCATCTGTGCGCACGTTTGTTAATGATTTTGTAAAAACCAAACTAGATAACTTTTTACATAAAAATCCTGAAACAGCTGATTTGTTATTACGCAAAATTTTGCAAGCTGAAAGAGAACGTAAAGAACTTTCAGGCATTCGAAAGTTAGCAAAAGACCGCGCCAAAAAAGCGAACCTTCATAATAAGAAATTGCGTGATTGTAGGGTGCATTTGGCTGATGTCAAAAACCCTCGTTACTTAGAGAGCACCTTGTTTATTACCGAGGGAGATTCGGCTTCGGGGTCGATAACCAAATCGCGTGATGTCAATACACAAGCGGTATTTAGTTTGCGTGGTAAGCCTTTGAACTCGTATGGCATGACTAAGAAGATTGTGTATGAGAATGAGGAATTCAATCTTTTGCAAGCAGCGCTTGACATCGAAGATGATATGGAAAATTTGCGTTACAACAACATTGTCATTGCTACGGATGCCGATGTCGATGGGATGCACATTCGTTTATTATTGATTACGTTTTTCCTGCAGTTTTTCCCCGAATTAATCAAAGAAGGGCATTTGTATATTTTGCAAACGCCATTGTTCAGGGTTCGTAACAAAAAAGAAACGATTTATTGTTATAGTGAAGAGGAACGAAAAGACGCCATCGAAAAGCTAAAACCGAAACCAGAGATTACTCGATTTAAGGGATTAGGAGAGATTTCTCCTGATGAGTTCAAGCATTTCATTGGGGATAATATCCGTCTCGAACCGATTATGCTCGACAAAGCAACTTCTATCGAAAAATTATTGGAGTTTTATATGGGTAAAAACACACCTGACCGACAAGAATTTATCATCAAGAATTTGAAGGTAGAATTAGATGTTTTGGAGAAGGAGTAA